A stretch of Babesia bigemina genome assembly Bbig001, chromosome : III DNA encodes these proteins:
- a CDS encoding SART-1 family protein, putative, whose amino-acid sequence MELPGGDGALSCSIEETNAIRLKLGLKPLAVRDSTPAAEGSAAKAPETKAVDNDEIDESVAARKRLIEGGGIADLLAKSDDLAPPGVDGEAGAVDGAYSSLDVEAWSRRMAAIHRRKRMGTLNYSDDEEEEPVAPAAPPKRTASAVKSGAKLKVLHKVDELPLDSGKEVVLTLADVGVLEAESAGVAEVNFLENPELAKRGGVNLKGGSRGAGGETAEYNPYEEEEDADGKTDILRKYDRAVEEYQGSTLSNLAGGKRGFYVDLDSGVEPAPKKAATMLTQPTEESFDFGGLQRKKDLLKNRHRPVNWDKVFSSGSTNARSSAQADSPAAADEVAPSQIVKRVTLDMDDVEECDHLYAQLSKHRNRILSTVKTEEPGQVAETAVRTSVIDTGAVVADAPGLQINATSELIKAVKPRQYEEEITVQRASQRGSKASGAEAADDDADDTVEYPDGSVDNSAPMTSGIAAALAYLKEKGDIIEDKKDLSEVGKDITLHYLDEYGRRLSPKEAFRQISWSFHGKKPGLNKQERKIKRIERGEFCAFVIYSVSERMSKLNPLEGLPTMKALLTHQAESKSSHLVLSGNTPGM is encoded by the coding sequence ATGGAGCTCCCCGGGGGCGATGGCGCGCTGTCCTGCTCCATAGAGGAGACGAACGCGATCCGGCTGAAGCTGGGTCTGAAGCCGCTGGCGGTGCGTGATTCCACTCCAGCCGCGGAGGGGAGTGCCGCCAAGGCGCCGGAAACCAAGGCGGTAGACAACGACGAAATAGATGAGAGCGTAGCGGCGCGCAAGCGCCTGATCGAAGGCGGCGGAATCGCCGACCTGTTGGCGAAGAGCGATGACTTGGCGCCACCGGGTGTCGATGGCGAAGCCGGGGCGGTAGACGGCGCCTACAGCTCGCTCGATGTGGAGGCGTGGTCACGCCGAATGGCCgcgatccaccgccgcaaaCGTATGGGCACGCTGAACTacagcgacgacgaagaggaggaGCCCGTCGCGCCGGCCGCGCCGCCGAAGCGGACGGCTTCAGCAGTCAAGAGCGGCGCCAAGCTGAAGGTACTGCACAAAGTCGACGAGCTGCCGTTGGATTCCGGCAAGGAGGTTGTGCTCACGCTGGCCGATGTGGGCGTGCTGGAGGCCGAGTCGGCGGGTGTCGCGGAGGTGAACTTTTTGGAAAACCCCGAGCTCGCCAAGCGCGGCGGCGTTAACCTCAAGGGCGGTAgtcgcggcgccggcggagAAACTGCGGAGTACAACCCctacgaggaggaggaagacgCTGACGGGAAGACAGACATCCTGCGCAAGTACGACCGGGCGGTGGAGGAGTACCAGGGGTCCACGCTTTCCAACCTGGCGGGAGGCAAGCGAGGGTTCTACGTGGATTTGGACAGCGGCGTGGAACCGGCTCCCAAGAAGGCCGCCACGATGTTGACACAGCCTACCGAGGAGAGTTTTGACTTCGgcgggctgcagcgcaagaagGATCTGTTAAAGAATCGCCATCGTCCGGTGAACTGGGACAAGGTTTTCAGTTCCGGTTCCACAAACGCCAGAAGTTCGGCACAAGCGGATagtccagcagcggcggATGAAGTTGCTCCGTCGCAGATCGTGAAGCGCGTGACGCTGGACATGgacgatgtggaggagtgcGACCACCTCTACGCCCAGCTGTCTAAACATCGCAATCGCATTCTTTCCACGGTCAAAACCGAGGAACCTGGGCAAGTTGCGGAGACCGCAGTACGCACCAGCGTTATAGACACGGGGGCGGTCGTCGCCGACGCACCCGGGCTCCAGATCAACGCCACGTCCGAGCTCATAAAAGCAGTTAAGCCCAGGCAGTACGAGGAGGAGATCACAGTTCAGCGTGCCAGCCAGCGCGGCTCTAAAGCGTCGGGTGCAGAGGCAGCCGACGATGACGCTGACGACACGGTGGAGTACCCCGACGGCAGCGTCGACAACAGCGCCCCGATGACCTCGGGTAtagcggcggcgctggCATACCTGAAGGAGAAGGGCGACATCATCGAGGATAAGAAGGATCTGTCGGAGGTGGGAAAGGACATCACGCTGCACTATCTGGACGAGTACGGCCGCCGACTGTCGCCCAAGGAGGCGTTCCGACAGATATCCTGGAGCTTCCACGGGAAGAAACCGGGACTGAACAAGCAGGAGCGTAAGATCAAGCGGATAGAACGCGGTGAGTTTTGCGCATTTGTAATTTACAGTGTTTCAGAGCGTATGTCGAAGCTCAACCCGCTGGAGGGGCTGCCCACCATGAAGGCGCTACTCACCCATCAGGCGGAGTCAAAGTCATCGCACCTGGTGCTCAGCGGCAACACGCCCGGCATGTGA